Proteins from one Arthrobacter sp. DNA4 genomic window:
- a CDS encoding LacI family DNA-binding transcriptional regulator → MAVTMNDVARAAGVSLKTVSNVLNDYEFIRPATKQRVQDAIAELGYEANLTARSLRSGKTSMLGLVLSDLSAPYYAELASRLMKAAARHGYRVMVEQSDAEASAELGALRGTFRQLTDGLLFTPLVVDADAIAARAGKKPLVMLGEHIVDPRFDLVTMKNEEAAAALTRHLLAGGRRRIAVVGANTGESAGTAGLRLNGYRSALAEAGIPFDAALVAPAEWRRDTGAAAVAGLLDKGVEFDAVFGLNDVLALGAMHELLIRGVKVPQDVAVAGFDDIDEARFASPSLTTVSPGMDEIAERSISLLLERITGREPSEQGVHVEAGFELKVRESAP, encoded by the coding sequence ATGGCAGTCACCATGAACGACGTTGCGAGGGCGGCAGGCGTCTCCCTCAAAACCGTTTCGAACGTCCTGAATGACTATGAATTCATCCGCCCCGCCACCAAGCAACGGGTGCAGGATGCCATCGCGGAGCTGGGTTACGAGGCCAACCTCACCGCCCGCAGCCTGCGGTCCGGCAAGACGTCCATGCTGGGCCTGGTCCTGTCCGACCTCTCCGCCCCCTACTATGCCGAGCTGGCGTCCAGGCTGATGAAGGCTGCCGCCCGGCACGGCTACCGGGTGATGGTGGAGCAGTCCGATGCCGAAGCCTCCGCTGAACTTGGCGCCCTCCGAGGGACCTTCCGGCAGCTCACCGACGGCCTCCTGTTCACGCCGCTGGTGGTGGACGCGGATGCCATTGCCGCGCGGGCGGGCAAGAAGCCGCTGGTGATGCTCGGCGAGCACATCGTGGATCCCCGTTTCGACCTGGTGACCATGAAGAATGAGGAAGCCGCGGCTGCGCTGACCAGGCACCTGCTGGCCGGCGGCCGCCGTCGTATCGCCGTGGTGGGAGCGAACACGGGGGAGTCCGCCGGGACTGCGGGCCTGCGCCTGAACGGGTACCGGAGTGCGCTGGCGGAAGCAGGCATCCCCTTCGACGCCGCGCTCGTGGCACCCGCTGAATGGCGGCGCGATACGGGTGCTGCCGCCGTCGCCGGCCTGCTGGATAAGGGCGTGGAGTTCGACGCCGTCTTCGGGCTGAATGACGTACTGGCGCTGGGTGCCATGCATGAGCTGCTGATCCGCGGCGTCAAGGTGCCGCAGGACGTGGCGGTGGCCGGTTTTGACGACATCGACGAGGCGCGGTTCGCATCCCCCTCCCTGACCACCGTCTCGCCGGGCATGGATGAGATCGCCGAGCGGTCCATCAGCCTGCTGCTGGAGCGGATCACCGGCCGCGAGCCCTCGGAACAGGGCGTGCACGTGGAAGCCGGGTTCGAACTGAAGGTCAGGGAATCCGCACCCTAG